From a region of the Nitrospira sp. genome:
- the lnt gene encoding apolipoprotein N-acyltransferase, translating into MDGSRSRQILLACASGLLLPLCFPKFDLGLLAWIALIPLHLALDQCSRQRAFWIGWLSGIVGFTGIMAWVVTAMTIYGKVPEIVSYAILLLLTTYLGLYVGLYCVAVVWLRELIPRYGIFFAPCFWVALELFRTNLLSGLPWCLLGYSQYRELDLIQVADHTGVYGISFLIVLVNVAFAELCLWIMPFFRGFHPVQLPWELLTTAAACMVLSWFYSSAVLSVKDLGHHKPSITVGVIQPNIDQAVKWDASFRDETMRRFDRLTTQLGTNTDLVVWPEAATPFIFEREKEYQLQLIAWAERAQAPILLGSPALRFYPDRRPYLLNSAYLLGTDGTVLGRYDKHHLVPFGEYIPLKSSLLFFLDKLVEGIGDFEAGPGPTTLSFNPKSWNTERSTGTRSVKFGVAICYEVIFPDFVRQFAANGAEFLVTITNDGWFGPSSAPAQHFAMVVFRSVENHLAFARAANTGISGFVDPYGQIIEATPLFVEQASYATIPT; encoded by the coding sequence ATGGATGGATCTCGTTCGCGCCAGATACTGCTTGCCTGCGCGAGCGGACTGCTCTTGCCTCTCTGCTTTCCAAAGTTTGACCTGGGATTGCTGGCCTGGATCGCCCTGATTCCCCTCCATCTCGCGCTTGATCAATGCTCCAGACAGCGAGCCTTTTGGATCGGTTGGTTGAGCGGAATCGTTGGATTCACCGGGATCATGGCATGGGTCGTCACCGCCATGACGATCTATGGCAAGGTTCCGGAGATCGTCAGCTACGCAATTCTGTTGTTGCTGACCACCTATCTCGGACTCTATGTCGGGCTCTACTGCGTTGCCGTCGTGTGGCTGCGCGAACTCATCCCGCGCTACGGGATTTTCTTTGCGCCATGCTTCTGGGTCGCACTCGAGCTGTTCCGTACCAATCTGCTTTCCGGCCTTCCCTGGTGTCTCCTCGGCTATTCACAATATCGCGAGCTGGACCTGATACAGGTGGCAGACCACACAGGTGTGTACGGCATTTCCTTCCTCATTGTCCTGGTCAATGTGGCCTTCGCCGAGCTGTGCTTGTGGATCATGCCGTTTTTCAGAGGATTTCACCCGGTCCAGCTGCCGTGGGAATTGCTCACCACTGCAGCCGCCTGCATGGTGCTCTCATGGTTCTACAGTTCAGCAGTCCTGAGTGTTAAGGACCTGGGCCATCATAAACCATCCATTACCGTCGGTGTCATTCAGCCAAATATCGATCAAGCCGTGAAGTGGGATGCGTCATTCCGCGACGAGACGATGAGGAGGTTCGACCGGCTGACGACCCAACTGGGAACCAATACCGACTTGGTCGTGTGGCCCGAGGCAGCCACGCCGTTTATTTTCGAGCGGGAGAAAGAGTACCAGTTGCAGCTGATCGCTTGGGCGGAACGTGCGCAGGCACCGATCCTTCTCGGCAGCCCGGCCTTGAGATTCTACCCCGATCGCCGCCCCTACCTCTTGAACAGTGCCTATCTGCTGGGAACGGACGGCACAGTCCTCGGCCGTTATGATAAGCACCATCTCGTGCCGTTCGGAGAATACATCCCCCTCAAATCCTCGCTCCTGTTCTTTCTCGATAAACTCGTCGAAGGGATCGGCGATTTCGAAGCGGGACCGGGGCCGACGACGCTCTCGTTCAATCCGAAATCCTGGAACACAGAACGGTCGACCGGTACCAGGTCGGTCAAGTTCGGCGTGGCGATCTGCTACGAAGTGATCTTCCCGGATTTCGTCCGGCAATTTGCGGCGAACGGTGCGGAGTTTCTGGTGACGATTACGAACGACGGATGGTTTGGGCCGTCCTCGGCCCCCGCCCAGCACTTTGCCATGGTCGTCTTTCGCTCAGTAGAAAATCATTTGGCCTTCGCGCGCGCCGCCAACACGGGAATTTCCGGCTTCGTCGATCCGTACGGACAGATCATCGAAGCGACGCCCCTTTTTGTCGAGCAGGCATCGTACGCCACGATCCCGACCAG
- a CDS encoding PilZ domain-containing protein, giving the protein MERRRHHRVPAQVKSLLRANSHEVEGETVDLSLGGARIESSLGVQPGKQISIKLLMPGDDTPIGIEQAQVRWALDRTFGVRFLGVPQQELHELEQLIDECIALDEGRDV; this is encoded by the coding sequence ATGGAGAGACGTCGGCATCATCGAGTTCCGGCTCAAGTCAAGAGTTTGCTTCGGGCGAACTCGCATGAAGTGGAGGGGGAGACCGTTGATCTGTCGCTCGGTGGCGCCCGGATTGAAAGCTCTCTTGGTGTCCAACCGGGAAAGCAGATAAGCATCAAACTCCTCATGCCGGGGGATGACACTCCGATCGGGATCGAGCAAGCCCAGGTCCGATGGGCGTTGGATCGGACTTTCGGCGTGAGGTTTCTCGGAGTACCGCAGCAGGAACTGCACGAATTAGAACAATTGATCGACGAATGTATCGCGCTCGATGAAGGGAGGGACGTATGA
- a CDS encoding PilZ domain-containing protein has translation MSSDTPSPQPSPAERREFYRITVTLPICLQPESDQAEGTLIERSVNISGGGIGVTLDQAFEVNKILSCTLLLPGQVLFKSYVEVLRVDPITYPLNTYRLHGRFVRMATQDRELLIRHILQFQREHLTKHYSA, from the coding sequence ATGTCATCGGATACCCCCTCTCCGCAGCCCTCACCGGCAGAGCGCCGCGAGTTTTATCGCATCACCGTCACCTTGCCTATCTGTCTTCAGCCTGAGAGCGACCAGGCGGAGGGAACACTCATCGAGCGGTCCGTCAACATCAGCGGCGGCGGTATCGGCGTCACGCTCGACCAGGCCTTCGAGGTGAATAAAATTCTCTCATGCACTCTGCTCCTTCCCGGCCAGGTGCTCTTTAAGTCCTATGTCGAAGTGTTGCGTGTTGATCCCATTACCTACCCACTCAACACCTATCGCCTCCATGGGCGCTTCGTCAGGATGGCAACTCAGGATCGAGAGTTGCTGATCCGACACATCCTACAGTTCCAGCGTGAACACCTCACTAAGCACTACTCTGCTTGA
- a CDS encoding PilZ domain-containing protein: MEPTFPYFRHHYRVPLAVQYPVMFSDTDTIAEGKVMNLTVFGCAIECVGAAPRRTTLRVRLILPDQARSLPVEEAEVRWVQGNRMGLQFHKVGRAADFRLHGFVWDRMVERLRTITQEGFLIS; the protein is encoded by the coding sequence GTGGAACCCACATTTCCCTATTTTCGACACCACTATCGAGTCCCCCTGGCCGTGCAATACCCCGTGATGTTTTCCGATACGGACACGATCGCGGAGGGAAAGGTCATGAACCTCACCGTGTTCGGCTGCGCGATCGAATGTGTCGGTGCTGCGCCGAGGCGAACCACCCTCCGCGTCCGGCTGATCCTCCCGGATCAGGCACGATCACTGCCGGTTGAAGAAGCAGAGGTCCGTTGGGTCCAAGGGAATCGAATGGGGCTTCAGTTTCACAAGGTGGGACGAGCGGCGGATTTTCGGCTCCATGGGTTTGTATGGGATCGCATGGTCGAACGGCTCCGAACGATCACTCAGGAAGGATTTTTAATCTCTTGA
- a CDS encoding lysylphosphatidylglycerol synthase transmembrane domain-containing protein, which yields MLRYILLALGLVVLSLLVWHIGPANIYTAATRLGPIALLGILLPSTIMYSIEAYGWKVVLGRAAQGVPFWRLLTIRTAGEVVNMTTPAYLGGEPVKAFLLKRYDVPMAEGAASVVIAKTTMTIAEVFYILTGIALAFWMLGAGSSAGQTITAALVSVGLLVCSIAGFVFIQQRGLFASILSLVKKLGVRIQSLETHEEHLRSIDQTIRNFYRHHQHAFYASMALYFLGWMAESLEVFGIIYVLGGSVSALSALSIGALAVFIKGGSFLIPGSLGAQDAGNLLLLQAFGYSDVMGITFALLRRFRELVWIGIGLLCLAMVGKGRIAQDQEIKNPS from the coding sequence CGCCAATATCTACACGGCTGCTACAAGACTCGGTCCAATAGCTTTGCTCGGCATCCTACTCCCATCTACCATCATGTATTCCATTGAAGCCTATGGGTGGAAAGTGGTGTTGGGGCGAGCGGCACAAGGGGTTCCATTTTGGCGACTGCTGACGATTCGGACCGCCGGCGAGGTGGTGAACATGACCACTCCGGCCTACCTGGGGGGCGAACCGGTGAAGGCCTTTCTGCTCAAAAGGTACGACGTTCCCATGGCAGAGGGGGCCGCTTCCGTCGTGATCGCGAAGACGACCATGACGATCGCCGAGGTGTTCTATATCCTTACGGGAATCGCCCTTGCCTTCTGGATGCTGGGTGCCGGGAGTTCAGCGGGCCAGACGATCACCGCAGCTCTGGTGAGCGTCGGACTGCTGGTCTGTTCAATCGCAGGATTTGTCTTCATCCAGCAGCGTGGACTCTTTGCCTCGATTCTGTCATTGGTCAAGAAACTAGGCGTGCGAATCCAGTCTCTGGAGACGCATGAAGAGCACCTGCGCTCGATCGATCAGACGATTCGAAATTTCTACCGCCACCATCAACATGCCTTTTATGCGTCGATGGCGTTGTACTTTTTGGGCTGGATGGCCGAATCGTTGGAGGTGTTCGGGATTATTTATGTACTCGGCGGTTCAGTGAGCGCGTTGTCCGCCCTCTCGATAGGAGCGCTTGCGGTTTTCATCAAGGGGGGCTCCTTCTTGATCCCCGGCAGTCTGGGCGCTCAAGATGCCGGCAATCTTCTGTTGCTCCAAGCGTTCGGTTACAGCGACGTGATGGGGATCACCTTCGCACTGCTGCGACGGTTCCGTGAGCTCGTGTGGATCGGCATCGGGCTGTTGTGTTTGGCGATGGTTGGAAAAGGCAGGATAGCGCAGGATCAAGAGATTAAAAATCCTTCCTGA